The DNA window CGCCAAGAGCCAGCAGAACAGACGCGGCTCCAGCTCCAGCCACCATCACAGGGACCGGGCGGACCCAACCGTCGCGTCTCTGCCGGCGGACACGATGTACACCAACATGGCGAACCTCCAGCAGACCATGCTCCTCCAACAGCAGCTGTTCAAACAGGCCCTGAACCGACGGAAcctcaccaccaccaccgctgcCAGCCCCAAAGAGACTAGCGCCGCCACCGCGAAAAAATCCAAGTCCCACGGCAACTTCCAGGCGCCGAATCTGACCCGGTACCAGTTTGTAGGCAGCCAACAGGTCTGCACCTCGACCAGCTGGGTCCCTCCGGAGGACAAGGGCAACAACGACGTGCAGATGGAATGGAAGGTGAAGAGAAGGGCCGACGGGAGCAGGTACATCGCCAGGAGGCCGGTCAGGAATCGGATTCTGAGGAACCGAGCGATCAAGATATCCGAGGAACGTGCCGGACACAGCACGGAAGACGACACCATGTCCGAGATAAAGGTAACCGCCCGGAGCTCATGTTCTCGCAAAACGCTTGCCCCCGCGGTCTGCTATCGTCTTACCGCTCGGCAAGGGTTAGCAAAATCAAAGTGGTGTAACATAATCTCGTTTGATTCGCAGGTAGGCAGATACTGGACGAAAGAGGAGCGCAAGAGACAACTGGAGCGTGCCCGCGAACGAAAACAAAGACAGCAGGAGCTGATgttgcagcagcagcaacaacagcagctcCAGTTGCAGCAGACCAACGAGCTGCTGAACAGCGAGCACCCGGACGAGAAGACGAAAAAGCCGCTGAACATCCTGGAGCTCAGTCACAAGAAGATGGCCCGCAAGAAGAACACCCTGGACGACTTCACCACCGTGCAGGAAATGCTGGTCCATGGGAACAGAGTGGGAGGTGCGGGTGGACCGGGCGCCGGGGGAAAGCTGATGGGTCTGCTCTCGGTCACCACGGTCTGAGGAAGATACGATCAGAATCGATGCTACTCGCCTGCAGTCTCCTCGATCTTCTAGCGTTTCACTTGCCCGCGCAATCAGGGCGAGTTCTTCTACAGCGCGCGAGCCACGGTAACTTTCTGCAGAGTTCTGTGCTCGACCGTTGCGTCGAGAACGCGATAGAACGAGGTCGAAACGATCGGGAACGACCACGCGCTCCGATCGgttgtaaataattattctataatgacatatgtatacatatgatGAATGTATGTAGATTATTTTACACGAACCAAATCCTTCTCTGTGAATCGACGAATAGAACGAGAGTACGTACGCCTCTGTAGATATGTACAATAAATGTAACGATGTATACATCTCTGTGTAAATACTTCCGACTGTCGGCCGAGGGAGGACGAACGATCCTGGCGAGGAGGAGGAAGCAGTCCAATCGCAGTAACGAATCGTTCGAGAAACACCGAGCAGAAAATCTTGCTCGAGCGTAGAGATCAGTCGTACGAAAAGCTTGCATGTTTTTATTACGAAATTCAAAAATCTGATCTCATCGATATTATctacctatccaattacataaaCGATgcgttgatatttaaactgctCAGCACTTTCCGCTCCGGAATGTTCAGGTGCTGAACGTAAGCGGGGAAACAATGATGCGTCGAGAAGTTCAACAGAAAATCCCGCAGGTATTGACCAATATTCAAATGGTAGATCGAGTCTTCGAGCAGCTCCGGATCCTCTTCCCCTTCATCCGCTTCGTTCGCAGCTTCCTCCAACACTGAAAACACATTCGAGTCCTAAAGACCGCGAACCGGGGAACACGCGATAAGGATATGAAACTATACTCACGTAACATGTTTTCATAGCCGGGATCTAGGAAAGTATTGTTGTCTTCACCATCCTCATCGTCGTCGGATTCCTGTGCGTCAAATAcacgaacacacacacacatacatttACCGTCTAAGATTTTCACTTGCTAGTTGTTGTCAAATAAATATGAGATTGTTACTAACGTCCGACTCTTGATTCGCGGTGACCGCTTCCATGTCGTTCGACAGTTCGTTGATAATCAGCTTGAAGATCTTGGCCAACACCGGTATCGTGGTCCACTGATAAGGTTGCGACTCCGCTTTGCTCCTGGTCCTCACGCCTTCCTCGTTCCCTGTAGACGGCCACGAATTTTTACTAGAAATTGCGGGAATCTAACCGTTGCAACGGTGAAAACGGGCAGACGCCGGTGCAGCGTAGTTGCGTAAGTGCTAAACACGCTTTCGGTCTACAAACCTGAAAATATTTGGTCACCCTTGACGGTAATCTCGTTGATCCGACTGTCGTCGTGAGTAACACCGTACTCGAGTATCTTGCACAACGCTACCGTGGCCACCTTTCTGTCGTACCTGCCGAAGAACAAGTGCTGCCTGCTGACCCACTCGGTCAGCACGAACGCGAGAGCGCTCTGTCCTGTGGGGCCGGGCACGATCGACAAAAAGTTTAGGACGGCGTCGAATTCCATGTTTATCAGATGAGCGTATATCATCAGCAAACTCTGCGCCACGGTCAAGGTCTCTGTCCGTTGCATCTTGCTCAGCACGGCCTTCAGCAACAGGTCGAGATTCTCGCCCAGCGTGTCGCCTGCTTTCCTGATCAACGTCGTTACCAACCGACCGACGAAAGTGGCAGTGAACTCGCTCGACTAAAACACACGGCAACTTAGCTGGGTTCATTAAAGAACCTATTAAACACAGTATTTCCTCCGTAACGTCCCTCGTTAAGACAACAAGACTTTCGGGAGCAGAGGAAGCTATTTTGTCACTGTTCTCGTTGGCTGGCGAATCGTTGTTGCCGTTCGATCGCCGGATGCGACGATACAGAGGAAATAGCGTGGAAAGCTACTTTGCTGTCTCTATAACAAACTCGAGAATGACATAACCACCTGTGGATTCAGTAGCTGAGCAATTATCTGCAATATATACTGCAGACCAGTTTGGCCATCGTTGTCGCGATGAACGGTGACTTGTCGTGCCGCGACAGACAGGTAGGTACGTATCACTTCGCCCCCGCTCTGCAAGGTTTCGTTGTCTTCCGAATTAAGAATACAGTGACACGCAGCAGGGAAAGCAGTCTCGACCAGCGCACTGCTCAAAGGTGTCGGCGAGTATTGCACCAGAACTTGCAGTACATCCAAGGCTACGTCTCGACACCTCTCTGGAAATCAgaggaagagaaaaagagagagagggacaaaTCGTTAACAACCTCGTTCATATTTTAATTAACCCTGTTACGTTGTTGAGATCATCAATACCAATCTACGTTGTTAGTCTGGTCTTCAGCCTGTTAAACATAGCTGTATATTTTAGAATCTGCGACGGCTTACCGTCTCTCGACTTGTCCATAGACGTCACAGCCATCATGCTTGTCAGAGTGGGTATCAAACGAGTCTGCAACGGTCCTATACAATCCGGGTTCTGCGTGAGACTCTTGAATATATCTTGGCACAGGTCTAGAATCATTGGATCGCTATAGAACTTCAAAAATATGGCGATCGTCAATGGACAGATTTTACTTTCCACCGAAGCGGTGAATGCTTTATCCAGCTGtgagaaaatataaaaagagaCTGTTAGTTTTTGGAACGAAAAGGTTCGGTAGCGCACAGAGATGTGCGTAAAATATTATTACCGAGACTAGGACTTGGAAGGTTTCCATGACCAAAGTCAAAACCTCTGTGGACGGTTGACTGGCTAGATTGAAGAGTCCCTGGAATATTTCTGGCAAATGGGATCGAATAATGTTGACCATCGCTCTGCTAGTTTCCGTGGTCGACGCTTCGCAGAACCAGTAGATTGCTTTCACCGCGCTGATTCGGATGCAGGCGGGTTGATTCTCTTGCAAACCATTAACAGTTGCTTCGAGAAACTGGGAGCTTAGCGCCGATGGCATTATTTCGGCATACTTGCCACCGACGCATAAGCAGCGACCAAGAAGCAACGGCGGTGCTCCTAATAATTACCATACGTGACGGTACAAATTTGCTAGCAGAGAAAAACAGGGAAAAGCGGAAGCTTCGTGTACCTGAATCGTTCAGAGTGGCTAAAACAACCGTTGCTAAGAATTGAATGATATCGAACTGAAGCATCCCGGAGGCATACTTTTCTACGACAGCGGGTTTGACTTTGCTTAAAGCTAAAAACGAAGATTCGCGCAGCTTCCACCAGGACTCGTTGTTTTCGCCACAACCGTTAGCGTTTTGCAGGGCACTGGTTGCTTCGATGTGCCGAGTGATCACTTTGCACAGGGCATTAATGGTCTTTTCTGCGGAATAATTGACGAGAGCCTGTGTGAAAAATCAAGATGAGACGCGactcaactttttttttttttacaaaattcgaACGACTTTCGTGATAACTCACCGTCAGAAGCTCTTGAGCAGAAATACGAACGTTATAGGCAAACGCATCGTCATCTTCTACAAACTGATTTGGACTAGTCGACCATAACTCAATCTGATCTTCAGTTATCTGCATGAAAACGATCAGATAGTACATAATATCTTCCAACGAATTATCTAAATGGTTCGAGAATCTCTTGCGGTCCACAATGAAATTGACATACTCGAATATTGCGATGATCAAATTGTTAAAGTTAATTATCACGCCTGCAAAGAGAGGGAGAACGCAATTAAAACGAATTGAAACTCTGCAAAGCAAAGTTTAACCGAAATTTACCGTCAGAGTCGACTTCTTTATCGTTCTCCTCTCCGTCTCCGTTCACTGTTCTTTCCTGATAAATCTTTGCGCTCTGTGTTAAAGTTTTCCAAATGGGCGGCAGCATCTGTGGCAAGAAACTTGACACGTACTTAGGTAGTTTAGTTACAAGGCAATTTATAGCTTTAATAACGTCGGTCTTCAGGCCACTGTCGCAAGTTGGTCCATCAGGGGCTTGCAAGCATTGAACAAACTTCTCGCAGAACATGGGAATGACTGGTTGCAGGTATTGTTCTGTGAATCCCTTTTGATACAACTCCGTGGCAGCCACCAATGTCGTGATCGTGGTGAATATTTCAACCGCGCGTCCACGAGTTCTAATagaatattgctaaaaattgaataaacatTATTACAATGATAACATCAACAATCACGAGGAGAACATACATTTTCACTTTGAAATATCCTATACATTTCTTGAAGAATAACTGGTCCCACATTAGGCAACTGGATATCGGTGAGGTCCGAAGTAAATTCAGTTAAAACTCTCATTGCTCCATGCACAGCATATTCGCTTTCCCCGCTTAAACAACTGACAAGTATATCGAACAAGCCTGGCCAATTTTCGGGCCAATCCCAGTGAGCAATAGCCGATATCGCGTATGCTACTGCTGTACGTACCTGAAACAAATGCATGCAACTTGTACAATCCTTTCTAAATTGCAAGATCTCAAAACACTTAATAAGTTAACCTAGATACCTTGTACATTAGATATAAAAGTAAATTGTACCTACTTACTTTACTAATAGATTCTCTAAGTCCTAACGGCAACAATTCTTTGATTCTCTCTTTCGTTGCAGGCTTTATTTCTGGTGGTCTAAATTTTTCAGCCATAGAACACCAATGAGTTTCCACATACTGTTTCAATAATACGGAAGCTAGCTGTCTGATAGGTAAAAGTCCGTTAGGATTTACCACGAATTCTGTTAAATGAATGCCAAATTCTTCTGTGACTTCTAAAGCTTGAATTCTCTGCTCTGCTGCTTGACGCGTGTCTCGTTCGGGAGACAGAATACCGGTCAACGTTTCATACAAGGCCTCTCTTAGAGAGCCTTGCACATCAGATCCCATTGTACTCATTGCAACAATATTTTATCTCTTTACGTTGCACCTGTTAACATTGAAATGTCTGATTAAAAGACTGATCCATGCTATTCAAGATGTTAGGGTAAAAAATGTTCACTAACCTGTGTACATATCTCTGTCGAGTATTTATCACGATGCTCTACTGAACCACCTATTCGAGGCTGTTACATTACAATGCCTTAATCTCCTAAGTTACGTTCCCTGTGAACATAATAATTAAATCAGAAATCGAAAACAGCGGAGCACGTTGTGATTAAAAACATTCAGCGCCGAGAGACACGTTAGGGGTTATCAAAGATGAGTTATTCGAAccattaatttttacaaattaaccGCATTAATTACCGTACAATTGCAATTATCCCGTACAGCATGAAATTAAGAATAAAGTGAAACAAATGCGTGATACGTGTTATTTGTTGAATGTTACAATTCGATAAAGCCGGTTTGATAAAAAGACGAAGAAGGTTAAGGTAAAGTACTTACATACATGTGAATCTACAATTACTTCTTTCCCATGGTGCTAGCGACGTGATTTAATTCCTACGTTTCCAATTCAATTTCAATATCttcataaacaatataaaatttatcgctgacaatttttaattaaattcataTTACACTGTATTCTTCGCACACGAAGACGACACGGCACAGAGAATCTTGTACTTATTTACTTACATATGTAATAACGGTAGTAACCAATGGTAGTAACAGTAACAGAGAGGATATGTGAGTGCTCACGCCCGAGGTTTCGGAGTTCCCGATACAGTGCTGCCCCCTACTCTgatttttagcatggaacagaacctgggcaACTTTTTATCatctaaaaaattaaaatacttgtcattacaaataatattatatttaatttatgaTAATTAGTAATTTTGtatattacatttatatataaaaaattgcccaggttctgttccatgctaaaagctGCGCAGGTTCTGTCAGGTTCTGTTATGAGAGGCTAAATGCTCTCTGTCATTTGTTATAGGTATGTGGTCTAAGGTTCTAATGGATCTATATATGTAGTTGCAACATTTTtcgttcgtcagagtagagagcgtaagaaatctagttgttgttaacgatgtcagTATATccgatcgtgagacacgaaactcgaaatggtgattggtctactcctacatctcgtctgtggtttcatttacaatttattaaacagtgTAAATACAACATTGGTGTCAGTATATGTGCAGCATGCACACACAATCGACACATATATCAGATTTCGACTAACACCAATTGAATTGGTGTCTATAAATGTTTATTAATGTTCTCTTAtaggaaaaataatttaaattcaaaaaataatttaacccTATATCTTTCGTTAGACCTTTCGAACTCTTTGTGATGTGTGCTCTAAGTATATGCGTAATAGTTAACAAAATTATGTCAATCGCTAGTCACAGTAGTTTACATACAAAAACATAACAAAAAAAGATAcactatatatacatatatatagtaTACTGTACTACAGGATagtaatgtataaaataaattagtcaTTCTGAAAGAAATAGTTAAAAACTATATAACAATCTTCTTCgtaaaaatgattaagaaaatcATCAGTGCTTGAATCTGCAATAGTGAATCTATTGGcagtaataaatttattttaaaaattttcggaCGTCGTTATGCTGCGAGATCTTCAACCTTCTTTCCGGACAAGTTCATTAAGTCGGAATGAATTCTAAAATGCAATCTGGATTCGAGAAGATATCCAGTAAAATTTTTTCTGCAATCGTATAAAGTAATTTAAATTAACTATCGACCGGTTACTACAAATTCAGATAATGaat is part of the Halictus rubicundus isolate RS-2024b chromosome 3, iyHalRubi1_principal, whole genome shotgun sequence genome and encodes:
- the Ipo9 gene encoding importin 9 isoform X1; this translates as MSTMGSDVQGSLREALYETLTGILSPERDTRQAAEQRIQALEVTEEFGIHLTEFVVNPNGLLPIRQLASVLLKQYVETHWCSMAEKFRPPEIKPATKERIKELLPLGLRESISKVRTAVAYAISAIAHWDWPENWPGLFDILVSCLSGESEYAVHGAMRVLTEFTSDLTDIQLPNVGPVILQEMYRIFQSENQYSIRTRGRAVEIFTTITTLVAATELYQKGFTEQYLQPVIPMFCEKFVQCLQAPDGPTCDSGLKTDVIKAINCLVTKLPKYVSSFLPQMLPPIWKTLTQSAKIYQERTVNGDGEENDKEVDSDGVIINFNNLIIAIFEYVNFIVDRKRFSNHLDNSLEDIMYYLIVFMQITEDQIELWSTSPNQFVEDDDAFAYNVRISAQELLTALVNYSAEKTINALCKVITRHIEATSALQNANGCGENNESWWKLRESSFLALSKVKPAVVEKYASGMLQFDIIQFLATVVLATLNDSGAPPLLLGRCLCVGGKYAEIMPSALSSQFLEATVNGLQENQPACIRISAVKAIYWFCEASTTETSRAMVNIIRSHLPEIFQGLFNLASQPSTEVLTLVMETFQVLVSLDKAFTASVESKICPLTIAIFLKFYSDPMILDLCQDIFKSLTQNPDCIGPLQTRLIPTLTSMMAVTSMDKSRDERCRDVALDVLQVLVQYSPTPLSSALVETAFPAACHCILNSEDNETLQSGGEVIRTYLSVAARQVTVHRDNDGQTGLQYILQIIAQLLNPQSSEFTATFVGRLVTTLIRKAGDTLGENLDLLLKAVLSKMQRTETLTVAQSLLMIYAHLINMEFDAVLNFLSIVPGPTGQSALAFVLTEWVSRQHLFFGRYDRKVATVALCKILEYGVTHDDSRINEITVKGDQIFSGNEEGVRTRSKAESQPYQWTTIPVLAKIFKLIINELSNDMEAVTANQESDESDDDEDGEDNNTFLDPGYENMLLLEEAANEADEGEEDPELLEDSIYHLNIGQYLRDFLLNFSTHHCFPAYVQHLNIPERKVLSSLNINASFIFSARCFSNDSLLRLDCFLLLARIVRPPSADSRKYLHRDVYIVTFIVHIYRGVRTLVLFVDSQRRIWFV
- the Ipo9 gene encoding importin 9 isoform X2; this translates as MSTMGSDVQGSLREALYETLTGILSPERDTRQAAEQRIQALEVTEEFGIHLTEFVVNPNGLLPIRQLASVLLKQYVETHWCSMAEKFRPPEIKPATKERIKELLPLGLRESISKVRTAVAYAISAIAHWDWPENWPGLFDILVSCLSGESEYAVHGAMRVLTEFTSDLTDIQLPNVGPVILQEMYRIFQSENQYSIRTRGRAVEIFTTITTLVAATELYQKGFTEQYLQPVIPMFCEKFVQCLQAPDGPTCDSGLKTDVIKAINCLVTKLPKYVSSFLPQMLPPIWKTLTQSAKIYQERTVNGDGEENDKEVDSDGVIINFNNLIIAIFEYVNFIVDRKRFSNHLDNSLEDIMYYLIVFMQITEDQIELWSTSPNQFVEDDDAFAYNVRISAQELLTALVNYSAEKTINALCKVITRHIEATSALQNANGCGENNESWWKLRESSFLALSKVKPAVVEKYASGMLQFDIIQFLATVVLATLNDSGAPPLLLGRCLCVGGKYAEIMPSALSSQFLEATVNGLQENQPACIRISAVKAIYWFCEASTTETSRAMVNIIRSHLPEIFQGLFNLASQPSTEVLTLVMETFQVLVSLDKAFTASVESKICPLTIAIFLKFYSDPMILDLCQDIFKSLTQNPDCIGPLQTRLIPTLTSMMAVTSMDKSRDERCRDVALDVLQVLVQYSPTPLSSALVETAFPAACHCILNSEDNETLQSGGEVIRTYLSVAARQVTVHRDNDGQTGLQYILQIIAQLLNPQSSEFTATFVGRLVTTLIRKAGDTLGENLDLLLKAVLSKMQRTETLTVAQSLLMIYAHLINMEFDAVLNFLSIVPGPTGQSALAFVLTEWVSRQHLFFGRYDRKVATVALCKILEYGVTHDDSRINEITVKGDQIFSGNEEGVRTRSKAESQPYQWTTIPVLAKIFKLIINELSNDMEAVTANQESDESDDDEDGEDNNTFLDPGYENMLLLEEAANEADEGEEDPELLEDSIYHLNIGQYLRDFLLNFSTHHCFPAYVQHLNIPERKVLSSLNINASFM